The DNA segment GACGAGAAGGAAGCCACCAAGGCCGCCGTGAACCTGGTGCGGGAAGGTCAGGCCGACGTGCTGATGAAGGGTCTCTGCTCCACCTCCACCATCCTCGGCGCGGTGCTGGACAAACAGACCGGCCTGCGCGAGTCCAAGCTGCTGAGCCACGTGTCCGCGTTCCAGGTGCCTGCCTACCATAAGCTGATCATTGTCAGCGACGTCGCCATGAACATCGCTCCGACCCTCGAGGACAAGGTCGCCATCACCGAGAACGCCATCGCCGTCGCCCACCGGCTGGGCATCGAGACGCCCAAGGTGGCGATCATCGCCGCGGTGGAGAAGGTCAATCCGGAGAGCATGCCCTGCACCGCCGACGCCGCCATCCTGACGCAGATGGGCGTCCGCGGTCAGATCAAGAAGGCGATCATCGACGGCCCGTTGGCCGTGGACAACGCCTTTTCCAGGAAGGCGTGCGAGATCAAGGGCATCGTCACGCCGGTCGGCGGGGACGCCGACATCGCCATCACCCCCGACATCGAGGCCGGCAACGTATTTTACAAG comes from the Acidobacteriota bacterium genome and includes:
- a CDS encoding bifunctional enoyl-CoA hydratase/phosphate acetyltransferase; its protein translation is MRTFDEMVADVKKNPTKVVAVAYAHDPDVLEALQTAQREDIARGVLVGPKAQIEKAAASVKVSLAPFEIVDIDDEKEATKAAVNLVREGQADVLMKGLCSTSTILGAVLDKQTGLRESKLLSHVSAFQVPAYHKLIIVSDVAMNIAPTLEDKVAITENAIAVAHRLGIETPKVAIIAAVEKVNPESMPCTADAAILTQMGVRGQIKKAIIDGPLAVDNAFSRKACEIKGIVTPVGGDADIAITPDIEAGNVFYKVMGYLAMAKTAGIIVGARKPIVLTSRADSDETKFLSIVFAMKVC